The following are encoded in a window of Thalassotalea insulae genomic DNA:
- a CDS encoding PEP-CTERM sorting domain-containing protein (PEP-CTERM proteins occur, often in large numbers, in the proteomes of bacteria that also encode an exosortase, a predicted intramembrane cysteine proteinase. The presence of a PEP-CTERM domain at a protein's C-terminus predicts cleavage within the sorting domain, followed by covalent anchoring to some some component of the (usually Gram-negative) cell surface. Many PEP-CTERM proteins exhibit an unusual sequence composition that includes large numbers of potential glycosylation sites. Expression of one such protein has been shown restore the ability of a bacterium to form floc, a type of biofilm.), with product MSCFKRVFAKLLLVLALPSAHAGLIDLGVADKYTMAVGQYDFFGMPVGGNLNLGSEAWIHGSVAASNYIGFGSGAIVYGDACSANITAGADVSGTASECSDVVKENSAVFDQLSLDIAQANEQAGALGGIDFGAINSSVAIQANAYDALAVSAIDLTSGEYLTINGSASDQLILNISGNAFVGSGAGILLTGGLTSANVFFNFINDGQTTFNFGGANISGTFLANNGAFIAGDGAQLDDVRFYTNNTLIANVQTVRTKTPVEVPEPSTILVFLIGISFLLVRANFKHS from the coding sequence ATGTCTTGTTTTAAAAGGGTATTTGCAAAGTTATTGCTTGTGCTGGCATTGCCATCTGCACATGCAGGATTAATCGATTTGGGTGTCGCTGATAAATATACTATGGCAGTAGGCCAATATGATTTTTTTGGTATGCCAGTAGGCGGTAATTTGAATCTTGGTAGTGAAGCCTGGATTCATGGCAGTGTTGCGGCCAGCAATTATATAGGTTTTGGTAGCGGTGCAATTGTTTACGGCGATGCATGTTCTGCAAATATTACCGCTGGAGCTGATGTTAGCGGAACGGCATCTGAATGTAGCGATGTCGTGAAGGAGAACAGTGCTGTCTTTGACCAATTGTCATTAGATATTGCTCAAGCAAATGAGCAGGCCGGTGCATTAGGCGGGATTGATTTTGGTGCCATCAATAGCTCGGTTGCTATTCAGGCTAATGCTTATGATGCGCTGGCTGTGTCAGCCATTGATTTGACGTCAGGGGAATATTTAACCATTAATGGTTCTGCGAGCGATCAGTTAATACTGAATATTAGCGGTAATGCCTTTGTTGGTTCAGGTGCAGGGATTTTATTAACAGGAGGCTTAACGTCAGCCAATGTATTTTTTAACTTTATTAATGACGGTCAAACTACCTTTAATTTTGGTGGCGCTAATATTAGCGGTACCTTCCTTGCTAATAACGGTGCCTTTATTGCTGGCGATGGTGCGCAATTAGATGATGTTCGCTTTTATACCAACAATACCTTAATTGCTAATGTCCAAACGGTAAGAACAAAAACACCAGTTGAGGTACCTGAACCTTCGACTATTTTAGTGTTTCTTATTGGCATTAGTTTCTTGTTAGTTCGTGCTAACTTTAAACACTCGTAA
- a CDS encoding alpha/beta hydrolase, with translation MPQIITLILTLLFSSLTWSKSVTIKHQFHSAALNETRPVLVHLPKNYAEQSDKSYPVLVTLNDQDNFHWASTIVDIQAARYGIDQMIVVGLPHTGNYSDDNFPFIDEENSMVLSPQAQKYSAFIREEAMAFVTKNYRTNGGRFIIGHSLSGLLVTQMFTQYPQSFSAFIALSPSMHYAPQLTQLVSQFLNTHPQLSSQFYLAIGDIEHSLIQQDYAKLAQVFKNSAPSGLTWTASTLANTDHMLSAFKGIYDSLAWLYQDWSIRDTQAQTMTATDIINHYQQLSQRLHYPIKPREKNMRGLSWFLAEKLAQPNAAQQVLQASLHFYPDSTAIQHALKELKLSNTK, from the coding sequence ATGCCCCAAATAATTACCTTAATACTTACTTTACTTTTCAGTTCACTCACTTGGAGTAAGAGCGTCACTATCAAACATCAATTTCACTCTGCGGCATTAAATGAAACGCGACCCGTGCTGGTTCATTTACCCAAAAACTATGCAGAGCAGTCAGATAAAAGCTACCCGGTGTTAGTGACGTTAAACGATCAAGATAATTTTCATTGGGCCAGCACTATCGTTGATATTCAGGCCGCAAGGTATGGCATAGATCAGATGATCGTTGTTGGCCTTCCTCACACCGGCAACTACAGCGACGATAACTTTCCTTTTATCGATGAAGAAAACAGTATGGTATTAAGCCCGCAGGCACAAAAATACTCAGCCTTTATCCGGGAAGAAGCCATGGCCTTTGTTACCAAAAACTACCGCACTAATGGCGGGCGTTTTATTATTGGCCACTCATTATCCGGCTTATTGGTTACTCAGATGTTTACCCAGTATCCACAGAGCTTTTCCGCTTTTATTGCCTTAAGTCCATCAATGCACTATGCGCCGCAGTTAACTCAATTGGTCTCCCAGTTTCTTAACACTCACCCTCAGCTATCAAGCCAGTTTTATTTGGCAATAGGTGATATCGAGCACAGCCTTATTCAACAAGATTATGCAAAACTGGCACAGGTATTTAAAAACAGCGCCCCCTCAGGGTTGACCTGGACAGCCAGTACATTAGCAAACACCGACCATATGCTGTCCGCCTTTAAAGGAATCTATGACAGCCTCGCCTGGTTATATCAGGATTGGTCAATTCGCGACACTCAAGCACAAACCATGACGGCAACTGACATCATTAACCATTATCAACAACTCAGCCAGCGACTGCATTATCCAATTAAACCACGGGAAAAAAATATGCGCGGACTCAGCTGGTTTCTGGCGGAAAAACTCGCTCAGCCTAATGCTGCTCAACAAGTATTACAGGCCAGTTTGCATTTTTATCCTGATTCAACGGCTATCCAACATGCGCTAAAAGAACTTAAACTAAGTAATACGAAATAA
- a CDS encoding nuclear transport factor 2 family protein, whose protein sequence is MKKFLTIALLLIVSNLAAAKEVKTDLNTLAQDYFTKMMATQAPNATAQDIENFLALMTDDVGSTHLPYVTDDSRQPDGKAQMRQGMSFYLGAHTEYSAKILNTFVFNDTAIAVRYRNSAKGIHPQNKQPINYTSTMMDVLEIENGKIAVIRKYHE, encoded by the coding sequence ATGAAAAAATTTTTAACCATCGCATTATTGCTGATTGTCTCAAACTTAGCCGCAGCAAAAGAAGTTAAAACAGACCTTAACACACTGGCACAAGACTACTTTACTAAAATGATGGCAACTCAAGCGCCAAATGCTACAGCACAAGATATTGAAAACTTTTTGGCGTTAATGACTGACGATGTTGGCTCGACACATTTACCTTATGTTACCGATGACAGCCGCCAGCCCGATGGCAAGGCTCAAATGCGCCAAGGCATGAGCTTTTATCTCGGCGCACATACAGAGTACAGCGCAAAAATATTAAACACCTTTGTTTTTAATGACACTGCGATTGCCGTGCGTTATCGAAATAGTGCCAAAGGTATTCATCCGCAAAACAAGCAGCCGATTAACTATACATCAACCATGATGGACGTACTGGAAATCGAAAACGGTAAAATCGCCGTGATCAGAAAATACCACGAATAA
- a CDS encoding universal stress protein gives MYNTIVCAIEASKEGKEILAKAHEFSQIHQAQLFVIHVIPYSLLPKDYQKELKENTLPEVEAITSSFQIPKKNVSIKFGKPYEQVCTLAEKKRADLIILGTHSKKGLNALIGSTANAVANYAKCDVSLMRI, from the coding sequence ATGTATAACACTATCGTTTGCGCTATTGAAGCCAGTAAAGAAGGCAAAGAAATATTAGCAAAAGCACACGAGTTTTCACAAATTCATCAGGCACAACTGTTTGTCATCCATGTTATTCCATATAGCTTGCTCCCTAAAGATTATCAAAAAGAATTAAAAGAAAATACTTTACCTGAAGTTGAAGCTATCACATCGTCATTTCAAATTCCGAAGAAAAATGTTTCGATCAAATTTGGTAAACCTTATGAGCAGGTTTGCACTTTGGCAGAAAAAAAGCGTGCTGATTTAATTATATTAGGCACTCATTCTAAAAAAGGCCTCAATGCGTTAATTGGTTCAACCGCTAACGCAGTGGCAAATTATGCAAAATGTGACGTTTCACTGATGAGAATATAA
- a CDS encoding DUF1801 domain-containing protein, whose product MKTEMQVKLESYPHAIKPLILELRQLIFTVANELQLGEIDETIKWGELSYQVQNGSPVRIDWKAKTQEHYYLFFHCQTKLIDTFRELYSDSLTFQANRAIVLNIDEKLPEKAVRHCLELAMQYKKLKHLPLLGA is encoded by the coding sequence ATGAAAACAGAAATGCAGGTGAAGCTTGAGAGCTATCCTCATGCTATCAAACCGCTTATCCTAGAGTTAAGACAGCTCATTTTCACTGTCGCAAATGAATTACAACTGGGTGAGATCGACGAAACAATAAAGTGGGGCGAACTCAGCTACCAGGTTCAAAATGGCAGCCCAGTACGTATAGATTGGAAAGCTAAAACACAAGAGCACTATTATCTGTTTTTTCATTGTCAGACTAAACTGATCGACACCTTTCGGGAGCTCTATTCAGATTCATTAACTTTTCAGGCTAATCGGGCCATAGTACTGAATATTGATGAAAAACTGCCGGAAAAAGCTGTTCGCCACTGTCTAGAACTAGCGATGCAATATAAAAAACTTAAACACTTACCTTTATTAGGTGCCTAA
- a CDS encoding DUF1330 domain-containing protein codes for MIEMLVGLDVSNDEVYGEYRQAMKPILTQYGGSFGYDFVVSKVLLSQVNEPINRVFTINFPDESAMNSFFTDSDYVQVKEQYFTRSVRHTTIVASYQINSQQPE; via the coding sequence ATGATTGAAATGTTAGTCGGACTTGATGTCAGCAATGATGAGGTCTACGGTGAATATCGCCAGGCAATGAAGCCAATCTTAACACAATACGGTGGCTCTTTTGGCTATGACTTTGTCGTTTCAAAAGTACTACTTTCTCAAGTCAATGAGCCTATTAACCGGGTGTTTACCATCAACTTTCCAGACGAATCGGCAATGAATAGCTTCTTTACCGATAGCGACTATGTGCAAGTAAAGGAGCAGTATTTTACCCGCTCGGTGCGTCACACTACCATTGTTGCCAGTTATCAAATTAACTCTCAACAGCCCGAATAA